AGCTCGCGGGCCTGGTCATCGATGCGGGCCAGCAGCGCGCGCAGCGACCCGGAGGACTGGCCGATGCTGCGCGAGATGGCCTGGGTGGTGCGCTCGATCGCCTCGATCTGGGCGCGGAAGGTTGGGCTGCTCAGCTGCGGGCGCGTCACCTTGGGCGGCGGGGCAAGCTGCAGCTGCGGGTCGCGGGCGGCCAGCGCCACCATGGCGGCGTAGGCCAGCAGCCCCAGCGGCAGCAGCCACCACGTCACCACCACGCCGCCGACCAGCGCACACACCCCAACCACGATGGCAAGCGGCTGCAGCGCAGCGCGTCCGAATGCGTTCATAGGCTCCTCGAAGCTGTTGCAGGTGGAGAAAAGCGATAGCGCGGGCGGCTTGCGAGGCCGTGGGCAAGCCGCCCGCCAGCGATCTTAGAAGTAGCGGCTCAGATTGTCAAAGATCTGGCCGATGTTGCCGGTGTCGCCCTCGACCAAGATGGTGTGCGAGAAGTCGACGATGTCCTGCAGCACCTGCTTGTCAGCATCCGCGCCGTAGGCCACCGGGAAGATGCTGATGCCGGTCTCCTCATAGCTGCCCTTGATCTGCTCGAAGCTGATCGAGCTGGCCGTATCGGCCCCATCCGAGAGCAGCACGATCGCCTGGATGCGGTCCTCGCTGGTCTTGGGCAGGCCATCGAGCACCTGCTTGGCCGAATCCAGGCCGTTGTAAATCGCCGTCTTGCCGGTGGCGCGCATCTGCTGGATGGCCTCGCTCAGCGCGATGCGGTTCTCGGAGAGCGGCGCGGGCGGCACCGCCACCGTGGCCGTGGAGTCGAACGTCACCAGCGCGATGCGGTCCTCGGGCAGGATGCGGGCCAGGAAGGTCTCAAGCCCAGCCTTGACCTGCTCGATCTTGTCGCCCTCCATCGAGCCGGATGTATCCACCAGCAGCACGATGTCGGCGCGCTTGCGGTTCTGCTGCCACACGTTCTTGGCCGCCACGATCACATCGGCAGATGGCACCGGCAGCACGTTCTGCACGCCCTGGGGCTGCACGCCGTAGCGCTCGCTCACCGGGTCGGCCAGGGGCACATTGGCGCTGGCAGGGCGGAAGCCGTAGCTCAGCGCGGCCTTCTGGCTCTCGTCGTTCATCAGGAAGGTGAAGAAGGTCTCGGCGGCCTGCTGCTGCTCGGCGCTGGCCTTCGACATCACGATAAACGGGTCGTCGTGCCAGAAGGTGCCCTCCTTGGGGTAGATCGCCACCAGCGGCACGGCGGGGGCCTTGTTCTTGTTGAAGTCGATCAGCGTGATCTCCTCCATCGGGAAGGCCGAAATATAGCTGGTGCCAAACTTCTGCATGTTGTCGCTGAACACCAGCGTGTTGTAGCCGTAGTGCTTGATGCCCTTGCCCAGATCGCGGATGAACTGCTGGCTCTCGGCCTTCTGCACGTCGGCCACGGTCAGGTCGCGCTGCTTGCCCACGGCAGCGTAGTACTCGGCCAGCAGCGTGGAGAGCGCGGTGGTGCTGATCTCGGGGTCGGTGTGGCCCCAGGTGAACTTGCCCCACTCGGGGTGGCCGTAGGCCCCCCAGCCCTGCGGGTCGTTGATCAGCGCCAGCATGTCGCTCCAGCCAATCGGTTTGTTCGGCCAGCCCAGCGCCTCAGCCATCGGCTTCCACATGGAGATAACCACCGGCGTGAGCACCAGCGGGCGGCTGGAGACGGCGATGTTGGCGTTGCCACTCTCCTGCTTCAGCACCTCAAGCCAGGTCGATGATGACGGGCTCCACACCGTTACATCAAGCTGTCCGTTTTTCAGCTCGGTGCGCGCCGCGCCGCTCGATTTATTCAAGCCCTCGACAAAAATCGGGCTACCGTTCAGCTTCGCACCACTGGCATTAAACGTCGCGATCCGCTCCTTCAGCCACTCTTCTTTCTCGGGGCTATAGGCGATGGTGATCTTCACCGCGTTCGACGGTGCCTCGCCAGGGGTCTGCGCGCCCCCGCCAGCCTGCTCGCCGCAGCCCACCAGCTGCGCGCCCACCAGCAGCGCGCAGAGCAGCCCAACCATTCGTCGCATCGGTCACTCCTTTATCTGGCTTGCAGCCTATGCTATCTGCCAAACTGCCGGGTCCACGCATCGACCAGCGCCTGCAGCACCTCGGCCTTGGGCAGCTCGGCCTGCGGGCCAAGGTCGATCTGCACGCCACTGTCCTTCGCACTCACAAAGG
This portion of the Chloroflexia bacterium SDU3-3 genome encodes:
- a CDS encoding VWA domain-containing protein, yielding MRRMVGLLCALLVGAQLVGCGEQAGGGAQTPGEAPSNAVKITIAYSPEKEEWLKERIATFNASGAKLNGSPIFVEGLNKSSGAARTELKNGQLDVTVWSPSSSTWLEVLKQESGNANIAVSSRPLVLTPVVISMWKPMAEALGWPNKPIGWSDMLALINDPQGWGAYGHPEWGKFTWGHTDPEISTTALSTLLAEYYAAVGKQRDLTVADVQKAESQQFIRDLGKGIKHYGYNTLVFSDNMQKFGTSYISAFPMEEITLIDFNKNKAPAVPLVAIYPKEGTFWHDDPFIVMSKASAEQQQAAETFFTFLMNDESQKAALSYGFRPASANVPLADPVSERYGVQPQGVQNVLPVPSADVIVAAKNVWQQNRKRADIVLLVDTSGSMEGDKIEQVKAGLETFLARILPEDRIALVTFDSTATVAVPPAPLSENRIALSEAIQQMRATGKTAIYNGLDSAKQVLDGLPKTSEDRIQAIVLLSDGADTASSISFEQIKGSYEETGISIFPVAYGADADKQVLQDIVDFSHTILVEGDTGNIGQIFDNLSRYF